The genome window CGCCTGGACAGCACGGCCAGCGGCGTGGGGGAAAATACTCTGACTACCGGACCCAGCTTCGTGAAAAGCAGAAGGTGAAGCGTATTTACGGCGTGCTTGAGAAGCAGTTTCGGGGATATTATTACCGTGCTGACCAGGCTAAGGGGATCACGGGTGTGAATCTTCTCATGAGCCTCGAAGCGCGTCTAGACAATGTTGTCTACAGGATGGGATTCGCCAGTTCACGGACTCAGGCGCGGCAGTTGGTAAGGCACGGCCACTTTCTCGTGAATGATAGAAAAGTGAACATTCCCTCCTATCAGGTGAAGCCGGGTGATGTGATCAAGGTGCATGCGGAGAGCCAGAAGGTTCATCAGATCGTCGATGCGATGGAGACGGTGTTGCGGCGTGGCATCCCAAATTGGGTCGAGGTGAACAAGAGCGATTTCAGCGGTACACTGAAGTCCCTGCCCAACCGTGAGGATTTGACGATGCCGATCCAGGAACAGCTGATCGTTGAGCTCTATTCGAAGTAGGACAGGGCTGGGTGTTGGTTGTCTGGAAGACGGATTTGCTTTGTCGACGAAAGACTTCGGAACCTTTGCATAAAAGAAGATGGGGGAGACCTCTTGGTAGCTCTGAAAAGCAAAAACTGGCGGGAACTGATCAAGCCCCGGCGGATTGAGATCGATCCTGAGACTTATACGAACTCGTACGGGAAGTTCACCTGTGAACCGCTGGAGAGAGGTTTTGGTATTACCATTGGCAATTCCTTGAGGCGGATACTGCTGTCTTCGCTCCAAGGTGCAAGTATCGTTAGCGTGAAGTTCGATGGAGTGTTGCACGAGTTTTCGACGATCCCCGGTGTTTATGAGGATGTAGCCGACATTATCTTGAACCTGAAAGAGGTCAAGCTTAAACTCCTCGAGGGGGAGGAGGCCGTGATTCGACTTTTGCGTGAAGGGAAAGGGAAAGTAACGGCTGGTGATATTGAAACCGGTGGATTGGTCGAGATTCTGAATACGGAACAACTTATCGCCACCCTCAATGCAGAGGCGCGCCTGGACATGACCATGGTGGTGCGGACTGGGAAAGGGTATGTGCCTGCTGAGCGGAACAAAGGGCGTGAGGAGGAGATCGGTGCGATAGCGATAGACGCGATCTTCTCACCCATCGAAAAGGTGAATTATGTCGTCAGCAACGCGCGCGTCGGGCAGATTACCGATTACGACAAACTGACGCTCGAGGTCTGGACTGACGGGAGCATCTTTCCGGAAGACGCGGTTGCTTACGCTGCAAAGATTCTGAAGGAACAGATGAACCCGTTCATCAATTTCGAGGAAGAACCCGAACCGGTGGAAGAAGAGGTGGAGGAGCGGGAGGAGAAACTGAACGAGAATCTTTTCAGGCCCGTCTCCGAACTCGAATTGTCCGTCCGGTCCGCCAATTGTCTCAAAAATGCGAATATCCGGCTTATCGGGGAACTGGTTCAGAAGACAGAGGCCGAAATGCTCAAGACAAAAAATTTCGGGCGCAAGTCTCTGAACGAGATCAAGGCGATTTTGGAAGAAATGGGCCTTTCGTTGGGAATGAAGCTCTCGAACTTCCCTGATGCATCGGAGCTTGAGTTGCCGGATGACGAAGATGGAAAGGAAGAGGGTGAGGACGAATGAGGCACAAGAATTCAGGGAAACAGTTGAGTCGAAACTCCAGCCATCGCCGGGCGATGCTGCGGAATATGGTCACTTCCCTGTTTGCGCACGAGCAAATCCAGACGACTGACACGAAGGCGAAGGAGATCCGTCCGATTGCAGAGAAGATGATTACGCTCGCGAAACGGGGTGATTTGCACGCGCGCAAGCAGGCTATCGCTTATCTGCAGGAGAGCAGGGTTGCGCACCGGCTTTTCGAGGAGCTCAAGCCGCGCTTCACCGACCGTCAGGGAGGGTATGTGCGGATTGTC of Desulfatiglans anilini DSM 4660 contains these proteins:
- a CDS encoding DNA-directed RNA polymerase subunit alpha, which gives rise to MKSKNWRELIKPRRIEIDPETYTNSYGKFTCEPLERGFGITIGNSLRRILLSSLQGASIVSVKFDGVLHEFSTIPGVYEDVADIILNLKEVKLKLLEGEEAVIRLLREGKGKVTAGDIETGGLVEILNTEQLIATLNAEARLDMTMVVRTGKGYVPAERNKGREEEIGAIAIDAIFSPIEKVNYVVSNARVGQITDYDKLTLEVWTDGSIFPEDAVAYAAKILKEQMNPFINFEEEPEPVEEEVEEREEKLNENLFRPVSELELSVRSANCLKNANIRLIGELVQKTEAEMLKTKNFGRKSLNEIKAILEEMGLSLGMKLSNFPDASELELPDDEDGKEEGEDE
- the rpsD gene encoding 30S ribosomal protein S4, with protein sequence MARYCGSSCRLCRRENLKLFLKGDRCYSDKCAFERRPYAPGQHGQRRGGKYSDYRTQLREKQKVKRIYGVLEKQFRGYYYRADQAKGITGVNLLMSLEARLDNVVYRMGFASSRTQARQLVRHGHFLVNDRKVNIPSYQVKPGDVIKVHAESQKVHQIVDAMETVLRRGIPNWVEVNKSDFSGTLKSLPNREDLTMPIQEQLIVELYSK
- the rplQ gene encoding 50S ribosomal protein L17, whose protein sequence is MRHKNSGKQLSRNSSHRRAMLRNMVTSLFAHEQIQTTDTKAKEIRPIAEKMITLAKRGDLHARKQAIAYLQESRVAHRLFEELKPRFTDRQGGYVRIVKSGIRKGDGAPLSIIQLVNMKEKAKGQAKQG